A stretch of the Parabacteroides timonensis genome encodes the following:
- a CDS encoding outer membrane beta-barrel protein, translating to MIKMISNIRKTVLLLATGCLVSTVSAQQGTGGRERSQYNNNQQQQRQQQREYREEQRDTTKTKTSYLTVSGGVGSSSLRYDLNYQIEGFQEKGNRDNKLGYEVDIRYSYFFNPHWGVATGVGISRYATVGRLRGDMSDDKYMKLGNMIDDDDFSGHPREFELRARLKGLEEKQTAFLLDIPLMAMYQTRFGEEENWGMYAGLGVKLQLPVQTKYKVQDNTASELNVSGYYPHIPSDVGSPSESPVPHHGFGTINDPGSQLDWSGKNKLKLGVAGTAELGFLISLNEDKDIDLLLGGYIDYGFTNMKKKKDQGLLSSPASYHPEGNKIVGQGIPYNGMLNSNVTDKVKVMSFGVKLGLRFKLN from the coding sequence ATGATCAAGATGATTTCCAATATAAGAAAAACGGTTTTATTACTTGCCACCGGCTGCCTGGTCAGCACCGTTTCCGCTCAGCAGGGAACGGGGGGCAGAGAACGTAGCCAGTATAACAACAACCAGCAGCAACAGCGTCAGCAGCAGCGTGAATATCGTGAAGAACAACGCGATACAACAAAGACTAAAACGTCCTACCTCACCGTCTCCGGCGGTGTGGGTTCCTCTTCCTTACGCTATGATCTGAATTATCAAATCGAGGGCTTTCAGGAAAAAGGCAACCGCGACAATAAACTCGGTTATGAAGTCGATATCCGTTACAGTTACTTTTTCAATCCCCACTGGGGGGTTGCTACCGGCGTAGGTATCTCCCGTTATGCAACCGTAGGCAGGCTAAGAGGAGATATGTCGGACGACAAGTATATGAAGCTGGGTAACATGATAGATGACGACGACTTCTCCGGTCACCCGCGTGAGTTCGAACTGCGTGCCCGACTGAAAGGCCTGGAAGAAAAGCAAACAGCTTTTCTTCTGGATATACCTTTGATGGCAATGTACCAAACGCGTTTCGGCGAAGAAGAAAACTGGGGAATGTATGCCGGGCTGGGTGTTAAACTTCAACTCCCTGTCCAGACAAAATACAAAGTACAGGATAACACGGCCAGTGAACTGAATGTGTCGGGATATTACCCGCATATTCCGTCTGATGTAGGTTCTCCTTCCGAATCGCCCGTGCCTCATCATGGATTCGGCACGATCAATGATCCGGGCAGCCAACTCGACTGGAGCGGCAAGAACAAACTGAAGTTAGGCGTAGCAGGAACAGCTGAATTAGGTTTCCTGATATCATTGAACGAAGACAAAGATATCGACTTGCTATTGGGTGGCTATATCGACTATGGTTTTACCAACATGAAGAAGAAAAAAGACCAGGGTTTACTCTCCTCTCCTGCATCTTATCATCCCGAAGGAAATAAGATCGTCGGACAAGGTATTCCTTACAACGGCATGCTGAATTCGAATGTAACCGATAAGGTGAAAGTGATGTCGTTCGGTGTGAAATTAGGGTTACGATTCAAACTGAATTGA
- a CDS encoding S9 family peptidase yields MKRLVLLVALGTGLFAGALRAQGTADDYARAFSLPEKFKDAVPYSNMNPRWIGDSHRFWYVRNTPEGEKYVIVDADKKTRIAMPDTMKQRLLTENTRHWPNRYWAETDEERTGDSIPSPDGKRIAFVKNSNVYVKEVATGQEKALSLDGAPGEYYSAYISWSPDSRKVASMKIRPAEKRYIYFVESSPKDQLQPKLHKREYAKPGDALPFRVPHIFNVETGEVKAPSTELFASQFDVHGLDWHKDSRSLLFEYNQRGHQVYRVLELSAETGKVRPIVEETSNTFVNYTRYFRKDLANGNELIWMSERDNWNHLYLIDRQTGQVKQQITKGEWYVRNVVEVDETNRVIYFAASGMVKDEDPYLVRYYRINMDGTGLTCLTPEEGTHTAWFSADNKFLVDTWSKVDKAPKSVLRSAKDGKVVMPLEESDLTELKKRGWIAPEPFVAKGRDNETDIWGVIFRPTNFDPSKKYPVLEYIYAGPGSAYTPKEFRSFYWFHQQIAELGFIVVQCDGMGTSFRSKAFESIIYKNLKDAGFPDRIAWMKAAAQKYPYMDIDKVGVFGGSAGGQEAMAAVLFHPEFYKAAYAGCGCHDNRMDKIWWNEQWMGYPVDSSYVACSNVENAHLLTRPLMLMVGEMDDNVDPATTMQVVNALIKAKKEFELVVVPGSNHTLGGEYGDRKRLDFFVKHLLGVTPPDWNNWSPVKNEK; encoded by the coding sequence ATGAAAAGATTAGTATTGCTAGTAGCTCTGGGTACCGGATTATTTGCCGGTGCCCTCAGGGCTCAAGGCACGGCAGACGACTATGCCCGTGCCTTTTCTTTACCTGAGAAGTTTAAAGATGCTGTTCCTTATTCGAACATGAATCCTCGCTGGATAGGCGACTCTCATCGTTTCTGGTATGTACGCAACACCCCGGAAGGTGAAAAGTACGTGATTGTCGATGCTGATAAAAAAACACGTATTGCCATGCCCGACACCATGAAGCAACGCCTGCTCACGGAAAATACCCGCCATTGGCCTAACCGCTACTGGGCGGAAACGGATGAGGAACGTACAGGCGATTCCATCCCTTCTCCGGATGGAAAAAGGATTGCTTTCGTTAAAAATAGCAATGTCTATGTAAAGGAAGTAGCCACCGGACAGGAAAAAGCCCTGAGCCTGGATGGTGCTCCCGGTGAGTATTACTCTGCCTATATCAGTTGGTCGCCCGACTCCCGGAAAGTGGCTTCTATGAAGATCCGTCCGGCAGAAAAGAGATATATTTATTTCGTAGAGTCATCACCGAAAGACCAGTTACAACCCAAACTGCATAAACGGGAATATGCCAAACCCGGTGATGCCCTTCCTTTCCGTGTTCCCCATATTTTTAATGTGGAGACAGGAGAGGTGAAAGCACCGTCGACTGAACTCTTTGCCTCCCAGTTCGATGTACACGGACTGGATTGGCATAAGGACAGCCGGTCACTTCTTTTTGAATATAATCAGCGCGGGCATCAGGTTTACCGGGTATTGGAACTTTCTGCCGAAACAGGTAAAGTTCGCCCTATCGTAGAAGAAACAAGCAACACCTTTGTCAATTACACCCGTTATTTCCGCAAAGACTTGGCTAACGGGAATGAACTGATCTGGATGAGCGAGCGCGATAACTGGAACCATCTTTATCTGATAGACCGCCAAACAGGACAGGTAAAACAACAGATCACCAAAGGCGAATGGTATGTGCGTAATGTGGTTGAGGTGGATGAAACAAACCGCGTGATCTATTTTGCCGCCAGTGGAATGGTGAAAGATGAAGACCCTTACCTGGTACGCTACTACCGTATCAATATGGACGGTACCGGCCTTACTTGTCTGACTCCGGAAGAAGGCACTCATACAGCCTGGTTTTCGGCTGATAATAAGTTCCTGGTCGATACCTGGTCGAAGGTCGACAAGGCTCCTAAATCTGTTTTGCGCAGTGCCAAAGATGGAAAGGTGGTCATGCCGCTTGAAGAATCCGATCTGACAGAATTAAAGAAACGCGGATGGATTGCTCCTGAGCCTTTCGTAGCTAAAGGACGCGATAACGAAACGGATATATGGGGTGTCATTTTCCGTCCGACCAATTTCGATCCGTCTAAGAAATATCCGGTACTCGAATATATTTATGCCGGCCCCGGAAGTGCCTATACACCGAAGGAATTCCGGTCATTCTACTGGTTCCATCAGCAAATCGCCGAATTAGGCTTTATCGTTGTCCAGTGCGACGGGATGGGAACATCTTTCCGTAGTAAAGCCTTTGAAAGTATTATCTATAAGAATCTGAAAGATGCAGGTTTCCCGGATCGTATTGCCTGGATGAAAGCGGCAGCACAAAAATATCCTTATATGGATATCGATAAGGTAGGTGTGTTCGGTGGTTCGGCCGGAGGTCAGGAAGCAATGGCTGCTGTACTTTTCCATCCTGAGTTCTATAAGGCTGCTTATGCCGGATGTGGCTGTCACGACAACCGGATGGATAAGATCTGGTGGAACGAGCAGTGGATGGGATATCCGGTCGATAGCAGTTATGTGGCTTGTAGTAATGTGGAAAATGCCCATTTATTGACGCGGCCATTGATGCTGATGGTCGGTGAGATGGATGATAATGTAGATCCGGCTACAACCATGCAGGTTGTCAATGCCCTTATAAAAGCAAAGAAAGAATTTGAACTGGTAGTCGTACCGGGAAGCAACCATACGCTGGGAGGTGAATATGGAGACCGGAAACGTTTGGATTTCTTTGTAAAACATTTACTGGGAGTAACTCCTCCCGACTGGAATAACTGGTCCCCAGTAAAGAATGAAAAATAA
- a CDS encoding glycoside hydrolase family 127 protein, with the protein MKSILVITLAGLCLAGSAQTHDGGYPITPVPFTSVKVTDSFWGQRLKASREVTIPLAFSKCEETGRYDNFYKAAHPSSEYKVGGLAFDDTDVYKTIEGASYSMQTYPDKKLAKYIDSVLTVVAAAQEPDGYLYTSRTMNPEHPHEWAGSKRWEKVEDLSHEFYNLGHMIEGAIAHYQATGKKNFLNIAIKYADCVEREIGDKPGQLVRVPGHQIAEMALAKLYLVTGQQKYLDLAKFFLDKRGYTTRTDAYSQAHKPVLEQDEAVGHAVRAAYMYSGMADVAALTGDTGYVHAIDKIWDNVVTKKLYVTGGIGATSHGEAFGENYELPNMSAYCETCAAIGNVYWNYRLFLLHGESKYYDVLERSLYNGLISGVSLDGGGFFYPNPLESIGQHQRQPWFGCACCPSNICRFIPSLPGYVYAVHNKDVYVNLFMSNTSELNVEGKKVTLAQTTEYPWNGDIRVSVSPKGKQNFTLKIRIPGWVQGEVVPSNLYSFTDNKQLNYSVKVNGETFRSNLDKGYFAINRLWKKGDVVEVHFDMEPRTVKANSKVEADRGKISVERGPLVYCAEWPDNDFSVLSVFMNRKPEFTVERKPELLYGIDELKTQAQTLGYDENGRLVTKDVTLTMIPYYAWAHRGTGEMSVWLPQDVSATRPVMPPTIASKAKITASHMVKSISAINDGLTPKDENDRTVPYYHWWPQEGTTEWIAYEFEQPQEVSSTTVYWYDDAPWGGCRIPQSWKIYYKDASGNWQPVENSTQYGVAKGDPNTVRFTPVKTSAVKLEVVQPEKNSAGLFEWTIE; encoded by the coding sequence ATGAAAAGTATCCTGGTAATAACACTAGCCGGCTTATGTCTGGCAGGAAGTGCACAAACACATGACGGGGGATATCCGATCACTCCTGTTCCGTTCACTTCCGTGAAAGTAACCGACAGCTTTTGGGGACAACGTCTGAAAGCCAGTCGTGAAGTGACAATACCTTTAGCATTCAGTAAATGTGAAGAAACCGGCCGTTATGATAACTTCTATAAAGCGGCTCATCCCAGTAGCGAGTATAAGGTCGGTGGCCTGGCTTTTGACGATACGGATGTTTATAAGACCATTGAAGGTGCCAGTTACTCCATGCAAACTTATCCGGACAAAAAGTTGGCCAAATATATCGACAGTGTATTGACGGTAGTTGCAGCCGCTCAGGAACCCGACGGATATTTATATACCTCTCGTACTATGAACCCCGAGCATCCGCATGAATGGGCCGGTAGTAAACGCTGGGAAAAAGTGGAAGACCTGAGCCATGAATTTTATAATCTGGGACACATGATCGAGGGTGCTATCGCCCATTATCAGGCTACCGGAAAAAAGAACTTCCTTAACATCGCCATCAAGTATGCCGATTGCGTGGAACGGGAAATAGGGGATAAGCCCGGACAGCTCGTTCGCGTTCCCGGCCATCAGATCGCAGAGATGGCACTGGCTAAATTATATCTGGTGACGGGACAACAGAAATATCTCGATCTGGCTAAATTCTTCCTCGATAAACGTGGATATACTACCCGTACCGATGCTTATAGTCAGGCTCATAAGCCTGTTTTGGAACAGGATGAGGCAGTCGGCCATGCCGTTCGTGCTGCCTATATGTATTCAGGGATGGCAGATGTTGCCGCGTTGACCGGTGATACCGGATATGTACATGCCATTGACAAGATATGGGATAATGTAGTAACCAAGAAATTGTATGTTACCGGAGGTATCGGTGCTACCAGCCACGGTGAAGCATTCGGTGAAAATTATGAGTTGCCTAATATGTCTGCCTATTGCGAGACCTGTGCAGCGATCGGTAACGTGTATTGGAACTATCGTCTCTTCCTCCTTCACGGCGAATCTAAATATTACGATGTATTGGAACGCTCCTTGTATAACGGATTGATCTCCGGAGTATCTTTGGATGGAGGCGGTTTTTTCTATCCGAACCCGCTGGAATCTATCGGTCAGCATCAGCGTCAGCCCTGGTTTGGATGTGCCTGCTGTCCGTCTAATATCTGCCGTTTTATTCCTTCTTTACCCGGATATGTTTATGCCGTACACAATAAGGATGTATATGTCAATCTGTTTATGAGTAACACATCTGAGCTGAATGTAGAAGGAAAGAAAGTGACCTTGGCCCAGACTACCGAATATCCCTGGAACGGCGATATCCGCGTATCCGTTTCTCCGAAAGGAAAACAAAACTTCACCTTAAAGATTCGTATACCGGGCTGGGTACAGGGTGAAGTCGTTCCGAGCAATCTATATTCATTTACTGATAATAAGCAGTTGAATTATTCTGTAAAAGTGAATGGAGAAACATTCAGAAGTAATCTCGATAAGGGTTATTTTGCTATAAACCGTCTGTGGAAAAAAGGGGATGTCGTAGAAGTTCATTTCGATATGGAACCGCGTACCGTAAAAGCCAACTCGAAAGTAGAAGCCGACCGGGGAAAGATCTCTGTTGAACGTGGTCCGCTCGTTTATTGTGCCGAATGGCCTGATAACGACTTCAGTGTACTGAGCGTATTTATGAATCGTAAACCGGAATTCACGGTAGAACGTAAACCGGAACTTCTGTATGGTATCGACGAACTGAAAACACAAGCACAAACGTTGGGGTACGATGAAAACGGTCGCCTGGTTACCAAAGATGTCACCCTGACCATGATCCCTTATTATGCCTGGGCACATCGCGGTACCGGTGAAATGTCCGTTTGGTTGCCGCAGGATGTAAGTGCAACCCGCCCGGTAATGCCTCCGACGATCGCTTCAAAAGCAAAAATCACAGCCTCTCATATGGTAAAATCGATTTCTGCTATTAATGACGGTCTGACCCCGAAGGATGAAAACGACCGTACTGTCCCTTATTATCATTGGTGGCCTCAGGAAGGTACTACCGAATGGATCGCATACGAGTTTGAACAACCGCAGGAAGTCTCTTCCACTACTGTTTATTGGTATGATGATGCCCCCTGGGGAGGTTGCCGTATCCCACAAAGCTGGAAAATTTATTATAAAGATGCTTCCGGTAACTGGCAACCCGTAGAAAACTCCACTCAATATGGAGTAGCCAAGGGAGATCCTAATACAGTCCGTTTTACACCGGTAAAAACTTCAGCAGTTAAACTGGAAGTGGTACAACCGGAGAAAAACTCTGCAGGCCTTTTTGAATGGACTATAGAATAG
- a CDS encoding glycoside hydrolase family 127 protein encodes MLKELLFTSIPIIGLFACQSIPDKYTSTEPIVEVPFTEVHLTDNFWAPRIEVNRTVSIPSAFKQCELNGRFDNFALAGGLIKGEHKGDFPFDDTDPYKIIEGASYSLAVKYDPQLDAYLDSVITLIGAAQEPDGYLTTCVTNKCERLSRWWGKERWEKLNSHELYNCGHLYEAAVAHYRATGKRALLDVAIKNADLVCQVFGPNEGQKRVPSGHPIVEMGLAKMYKVTGDQKYLDMARYFVEEAGRGTDGHRLNAYSQDHMPILEQEEIVGHAVRAGYLYSGVADVAALTKDSAYFNAICRIWNNMATKKLYITGGIGSRAQGEGFGPEYELHNHSAYCETCASIANVYWNQRMFLATGDAKYVDVLERALYNGVISGVSLSGDKFFYDNPLESMGQHERAPWFGCACCPGNVTRFMASVPMYMYATQENSIFVNLYIGSNSKVKLGENEVELDQETEYPWDGTVKLTVTPQTAANFALKLRIPGWAENEPVTGSDLYTFTSKESDKYQVKVNGKAVKSKAYDGYVSLERQWNAGDVVEISLPMDVRRVKAHEKVKADEGLLAIERGPVVYCLEGVDQSDHHVFNKYLPENASLSYTFEKDKLNGIVELEGTAKELNRNDDGTIEEKDVPVKLIPYSTWNNRGNAEMAVWIPASADYAKPTPEPSIASRAQSFTIVSAPIQKDGLPIERREYCYGVNDQWDPKSSDDMSKPYHYFWLKTGSEEAIEYVFNQPETVKNVEVYWLEFDHYDGNYRVPANWKVQYKEGNTWKDVKAKGEYGCKKDCYNSVDFEPVTTSGLKLVINLQKGESGGVIEWKVN; translated from the coding sequence ATGCTGAAAGAATTATTATTTACATCGATCCCTATTATCGGTTTGTTTGCCTGTCAGTCTATTCCGGATAAATATACATCCACAGAGCCGATCGTAGAGGTCCCGTTTACTGAAGTACATCTGACAGATAATTTCTGGGCTCCCCGTATCGAAGTAAACCGGACTGTATCTATCCCGTCTGCATTCAAACAATGTGAGTTGAACGGACGTTTCGATAACTTTGCCCTTGCCGGCGGACTTATCAAAGGCGAACACAAAGGCGATTTTCCGTTCGATGATACTGATCCGTACAAGATCATTGAAGGAGCCTCTTATTCTCTGGCAGTTAAATATGATCCTCAATTGGATGCCTATCTGGATAGTGTCATCACACTGATTGGTGCCGCCCAGGAACCGGATGGCTATCTGACTACCTGCGTAACGAATAAATGTGAACGGCTGTCGCGTTGGTGGGGGAAGGAACGTTGGGAAAAACTAAACAGCCATGAACTCTATAACTGCGGTCACCTGTATGAAGCAGCCGTAGCTCATTATCGTGCTACCGGTAAACGTGCTTTACTGGATGTCGCTATAAAAAATGCGGATCTGGTTTGTCAGGTGTTCGGTCCGAATGAAGGGCAGAAGCGTGTTCCGTCAGGGCATCCTATTGTTGAAATGGGGCTGGCTAAAATGTATAAAGTGACAGGTGACCAGAAATATCTGGATATGGCCCGTTACTTTGTGGAAGAAGCAGGACGCGGTACAGACGGTCATCGATTAAATGCATATAGCCAGGATCACATGCCTATCCTGGAGCAGGAAGAGATTGTCGGTCATGCCGTACGTGCCGGTTATCTTTATTCCGGAGTGGCCGACGTTGCCGCTTTGACAAAAGACTCTGCTTATTTTAACGCTATCTGCCGTATCTGGAATAATATGGCAACCAAAAAACTTTATATAACCGGTGGAATCGGTTCGAGAGCACAAGGTGAAGGTTTCGGACCGGAATATGAATTACATAATCACAGTGCTTATTGCGAAACATGTGCTTCTATCGCCAATGTATATTGGAATCAACGTATGTTCCTGGCAACCGGTGATGCTAAATATGTGGATGTACTGGAACGTGCTCTATATAACGGTGTAATCTCCGGTGTTTCTTTGAGTGGAGATAAATTCTTCTATGACAATCCGCTGGAATCGATGGGACAGCATGAACGTGCTCCTTGGTTCGGATGCGCCTGCTGTCCGGGTAATGTAACCCGTTTTATGGCCTCTGTTCCGATGTATATGTATGCCACTCAGGAAAATAGCATTTTTGTGAATCTGTACATCGGTAGCAACAGTAAAGTGAAACTGGGTGAAAATGAAGTTGAATTGGATCAGGAAACTGAATATCCATGGGATGGAACGGTTAAATTAACAGTTACACCGCAAACTGCTGCTAATTTCGCATTAAAACTGCGTATACCGGGTTGGGCTGAAAATGAACCTGTTACCGGAAGCGACTTGTATACTTTTACATCCAAAGAATCGGATAAATATCAGGTGAAAGTGAATGGTAAGGCTGTTAAAAGCAAAGCGTATGACGGCTATGTTTCTCTCGAACGCCAGTGGAATGCCGGTGATGTAGTAGAAATATCTCTGCCGATGGATGTTCGCCGTGTCAAAGCACATGAGAAAGTGAAAGCAGACGAAGGTTTGTTGGCTATCGAACGTGGTCCGGTCGTTTATTGCCTCGAAGGAGTGGATCAGTCAGACCACCATGTCTTCAATAAGTATCTTCCGGAAAATGCCTCTCTGTCTTATACATTTGAAAAGGACAAATTGAACGGTATCGTAGAATTGGAAGGTACAGCCAAAGAGTTGAATCGTAATGACGACGGTACTATCGAAGAAAAAGACGTACCGGTGAAACTAATCCCTTATTCAACTTGGAACAATCGCGGTAATGCAGAGATGGCTGTCTGGATACCGGCGTCTGCCGATTATGCAAAACCGACTCCGGAACCAAGCATCGCCTCCCGTGCCCAGTCATTTACCATTGTCAGTGCACCGATCCAGAAGGATGGTCTGCCTATCGAACGTCGTGAGTATTGTTATGGTGTAAACGATCAGTGGGATCCGAAGAGCTCGGACGATATGTCGAAACCCTATCATTATTTCTGGTTGAAGACAGGTTCGGAAGAAGCTATCGAATATGTATTCAATCAGCCTGAAACAGTAAAGAATGTAGAAGTCTACTGGCTTGAATTCGATCATTACGACGGTAACTATCGCGTTCCGGCTAACTGGAAAGTGCAATATAAGGAAGGAAACACCTGGAAAGACGTGAAGGCTAAAGGTGAATACGGTTGTAAGAAAGATTGTTACAATTCGGTCGACTTCGAACCCGTCACAACTTCCGGTCTGAAACTTGTAATCAACTTACAGAAAGGTGAATCGGGCGGTGTGATCGAATGGAAAGTTAACTAA